The following DNA comes from Streptomyces pristinaespiralis.
CCCGAGGAGGCGAACCTGCCGGCCGGCGTCGAGGTGGTGGCGGGCTCCCCCGCCGACCCGGCGTCGCTGGCCGCCGCGTTCCAGGGGGTGGACTCGGCGCTGGTGGTGCTGTCCGGCGATGTGGCGGGCGAGGCCCGCAACGTCGCCGCGGCCGCCGCGGCGTCGGGCGTCGGGCACCTGGTGTTCCTGTCGTCGGCGAGCGTGCTGCATCCGCTGCCGCACGGCATCGCGGACGAGCACCGGGCCGCGGAGGAGGCCATCACCGCGTCCGGCGTCGACACGACGTTCCTGCGTCCCGGCCCCTTCCACGCCAACACCTCGTGGTGGATCAGGACCGTGCGGGAGAGCGGCGCGGTGCGCTGCTGGATCGGCAACAACCCGGGTGCGCCGATCGACGAGTACGACATCGCCTCCTCTGCGGTGGCCGCGCTCACCGACGAGCGCCACCGGGGCAAGGCGTACGTGCTGACCGGTTCCGAGGTGCTGACCTCGAAGGAGCAGGCCCGCATCCTGGGCGAGGTCCTGGGCCGTGAACTGGACTTCTCCGTCGCGCCGCAGGAGGAGGTCGTGGAGGTCTTCGCGGGCATCACCGGCGACCGTCCGGCGGCGGTGACCAACGTGGCCGCCCTGCACAGCCCCGAGGTGCCGTGGGCCCGGCCGACGCCGGCGGTACGGCTGCTGACCGGCCGTGAGCCGCGCGGCTACCGGGCGTGGGCAGAGGCGAACGCGTCGCTGTTCGCCGCCGAGGAGGTGACGGTATGAGCACCGGGGCCGGCGGTACGGTCCTGGTGACCGGTGCGACGGGCCTTCAGGGCGGGGCGACCGCGCGTGAACTGGTGCGCCGTGGGCGCACGGTGGCGGCGCTGGTGCGCGACCCGGCCTCCGAGGCGGCCCGGGCGCTGGCCGACCTGGGCGTGACGCTGGTGCGCGGCGACCTGGACGACGAGGCGTCGCTGCGTTCCGCGATGGAGGGTGTGCACGGGGTGTTCTCCGTGCAGACGTTCATGACGCCCAAGGGCCTGGGCGGCGAGGTCCGTCAGGGCCGCGCGGTGGCGCGTGCGGCGAAGGCCGCCGGCGTGGCGCACGTCGTGTACAGCTCGGTGGGCGGTGCGGAACGGCACAGCGGCGTACCGCACTTCGAGTCCAAGCGTCACATCGAGCGGTACCTGCAGGAGCTTTCGGTGCCGGTGACGGTGCTGCGTCCGTCGTTCTTCATGGACAACTTCGCCGCGCACGGTCCGCGACTCGTGGACGGGACGCTGGTGGTGCAGCTGGCGCTGAAGCCGGACACCCGCGTGCAGTTCATCGCCGTGGAGGACATCGGCTTCTTCGCCGCCGAGGCGTTCGAGCGGCCCGCCGAGTACGTGGGCCGTGCG
Coding sequences within:
- a CDS encoding SDR family oxidoreductase — translated: MILVTGATGKVGREAVEQLAAAGRRVRALSRTPEEANLPAGVEVVAGSPADPASLAAAFQGVDSALVVLSGDVAGEARNVAAAAAASGVGHLVFLSSASVLHPLPHGIADEHRAAEEAITASGVDTTFLRPGPFHANTSWWIRTVRESGAVRCWIGNNPGAPIDEYDIASSAVAALTDERHRGKAYVLTGSEVLTSKEQARILGEVLGRELDFSVAPQEEVVEVFAGITGDRPAAVTNVAALHSPEVPWARPTPAVRLLTGREPRGYRAWAEANASLFAAEEVTV
- a CDS encoding NmrA/HSCARG family protein, which translates into the protein MSTGAGGTVLVTGATGLQGGATARELVRRGRTVAALVRDPASEAARALADLGVTLVRGDLDDEASLRSAMEGVHGVFSVQTFMTPKGLGGEVRQGRAVARAAKAAGVAHVVYSSVGGAERHSGVPHFESKRHIERYLQELSVPVTVLRPSFFMDNFAAHGPRLVDGTLVVQLALKPDTRVQFIAVEDIGFFAAEAFERPAEYVGRAVELAGDELSAREVAEAFAARTGLPARFEELPLDAVAGNPYIPNAPEIALMFEWFQEHGYRADIPALRAEHPGLLSFAAYLKSLDL